One Candidatus Obscuribacterales bacterium genomic window carries:
- a CDS encoding Fic family protein, producing the protein MSGERAGRLIKQPTGYSAFVPAPLPPTPPIALTGRLMQMLSAADMALGRLDGAGAILPNPDLFVAMYVRQEAVYSSQIEGTQSSLEDILKFESGTQKEQPKDIEEVVNYVRAMNYGLQRLQEFPLSLRLIREIHERLMQGVRGGNKQPGEFRTSQNWIGSRGATLANASYVPPPAHEMKVALANLEEFIHSNSDLPPLIHCGVVHAQFETIHPFLDGNGRVGRLLITFLLCQKEILHLPLLYLSHFFKRHRELYYEKLMNVRLNGDWEGWLEFFLEGVSEVSKEAAATAKQILELQEEHRRKIRSEISGATNGMVLLDFLFKNPIITVRMAEQHLNCAYVTAGKIIEKFVELGLLRETTGTRRNRIFRYEPYLQIFAED; encoded by the coding sequence ATGAGCGGAGAACGCGCTGGCAGACTGATAAAACAACCTACCGGTTACAGTGCATTCGTCCCTGCACCCTTGCCGCCAACTCCACCCATTGCGCTTACCGGCAGACTGATGCAAATGCTATCGGCAGCCGATATGGCGCTCGGCAGACTTGATGGAGCTGGAGCCATACTTCCCAATCCAGATCTCTTTGTGGCAATGTATGTTCGCCAAGAAGCTGTTTACAGTTCCCAAATCGAGGGAACTCAAAGCAGCTTAGAGGACATTCTCAAATTTGAAAGTGGTACCCAAAAGGAGCAGCCAAAAGACATTGAAGAAGTGGTCAATTATGTTAGGGCTATGAATTATGGATTGCAGAGGCTGCAGGAATTCCCACTTTCGCTCCGTTTAATTCGTGAGATTCACGAACGCCTCATGCAAGGTGTCCGTGGTGGCAATAAACAGCCTGGAGAATTTCGCACAAGTCAAAATTGGATTGGCAGCAGAGGTGCAACTCTAGCAAATGCCAGCTATGTTCCGCCGCCAGCGCATGAAATGAAAGTGGCACTCGCCAATTTAGAGGAGTTCATTCACTCAAATTCAGATCTGCCACCACTTATTCATTGCGGAGTCGTGCATGCACAATTTGAAACAATACATCCATTCCTGGATGGAAATGGAAGGGTCGGAAGACTACTCATAACATTCTTGCTTTGCCAGAAAGAAATTCTGCATCTACCCTTGCTATATCTCAGCCATTTTTTCAAACGCCATCGGGAACTATATTACGAGAAACTGATGAATGTGCGCCTAAATGGTGATTGGGAAGGATGGCTGGAATTCTTTCTGGAAGGAGTAAGTGAAGTTAGCAAAGAAGCCGCAGCAACGGCAAAACAAATCTTAGAGCTGCAGGAAGAACACCGAAGAAAAATTCGTAGTGAAATAAGTGGTGCCACTAATGGGATGGTGCTACTCGATTTCCTTTTCAAAAATCCAATAATTACAGTACGGATGGCCGAACAACATCTAAATTGTGCATACGTCACTGCAGGAAAGATTATCGAAAAATTCGTCGAGTTAGGTTTACTTAGGGAAACCACTGGCACACGGCGCAACCGAATCTTCCGGTACGAACCCTATCTCCAAATATTTGCAGAAGACTAA
- a CDS encoding HEAT repeat domain-containing protein: MNNPQEQPDKGAANDLSYLYNFICECPNPRITQAIKKLVDHWLKKTTIVPELASAIRDQLQATNEEVVEICWLLAINPNTPPSVLNDLSIDADSSMLERIAENSNTGAETLAQLSYQAVAEIRIATASNPTTPLASIMMLVTDENPDVRFSIAENPKVPQEALQALANDDNPYVKMRATTTLSRLEVERNVFRQPSVLQ; the protein is encoded by the coding sequence ATGAATAATCCACAAGAACAGCCAGATAAAGGAGCAGCAAATGATCTATCTTATTTGTACAACTTCATTTGCGAGTGTCCGAACCCGCGAATTACGCAAGCAATCAAAAAGCTGGTAGATCACTGGCTAAAAAAAACGACTATAGTTCCAGAACTCGCATCAGCAATACGAGACCAACTTCAAGCAACGAACGAAGAAGTAGTTGAGATCTGTTGGTTATTGGCAATAAATCCGAACACACCGCCTTCAGTGCTCAATGACCTGTCGATAGACGCGGACAGTAGCATGCTTGAACGGATAGCCGAAAACAGTAACACAGGTGCCGAAACTTTAGCTCAGCTATCCTATCAGGCAGTTGCCGAAATTCGAATTGCTACTGCTAGCAATCCAACAACACCACTTGCCTCGATAATGATGTTGGTCACAGACGAAAACCCGGACGTCAGATTCAGCATTGCTGAAAATCCAAAAGTTCCACAAGAAGCGCTACAGGCGTTGGCAAACGACGACAATCCCTACGTGAAAATGCGTGCAACAACTACTCTAAGTCGATTGGAAGTAGAGCGTAATGTTTTTCGGCAACCATCCGTACTACAATAG
- a CDS encoding RNA-binding protein, whose amino-acid sequence MQNNKLFVRNLAYSTTDSELSGIFAGYGEVVSARIATDRDTGRSRGFGFVQMNTPEEANNAIRTLDNSQHNGRTLYVAISESRDRKSGTSYGNSW is encoded by the coding sequence ATGCAAAACAATAAACTATTCGTCAGAAACCTTGCTTACAGCACTACAGATAGTGAGCTTAGTGGAATTTTCGCCGGCTACGGCGAGGTGGTTTCAGCGAGAATAGCTACAGATCGTGACACCGGCAGATCGCGCGGTTTCGGCTTTGTCCAAATGAACACACCAGAAGAGGCAAATAATGCCATTCGCACTTTGGATAACAGCCAGCACAACGGTCGTACGCTCTACGTTGCGATTTCCGAGTCCCGCGATCGCAAGTCGGGCACTTCGTACGGTAACAGCTGGTAA
- a CDS encoding TIGR01212 family radical SAM protein (This family includes YhcC from E. coli K-12, an uncharacterized radical SAM protein.), whose translation MSQLYRSFNNYLKEIFGTRVYRVPLDAGFTCPNRDGVRAFGGCTFCDDRGSGAPTIKTDLAMKEQLLSGIERIRRRYKAEKFLAYFQAFSNTYAPEAVLQNLYENSLDHPDVVGLMIGTRPDCVADNVLDMIADFAKQTTVWLELGLQSANNKTLENINRGHSAEEFFDAVKRAKARGLNVATHLIFGLPGDDEEEMMSTVKQVAVCGVDAIKIHQLVVYKGTPMEADLKAGRLPLLDEDVYARLVANSLEMLPPEMIVMRLVAEGSQDEVLAPTWSFNKHQTMEKIEAILTERGTRQGSKFNDLILAH comes from the coding sequence ATGAGCCAGCTCTACAGGTCGTTCAATAATTACTTAAAAGAAATCTTTGGTACCCGCGTTTACCGGGTGCCGTTGGATGCCGGCTTCACTTGCCCAAACAGAGATGGGGTCCGAGCCTTCGGCGGGTGCACGTTTTGCGACGATCGCGGGTCGGGAGCTCCGACCATTAAGACTGACTTAGCTATGAAAGAACAATTGCTAAGCGGCATAGAAAGAATAAGACGTCGTTACAAAGCTGAGAAGTTTCTCGCCTATTTCCAGGCATTTTCCAACACTTACGCGCCTGAGGCAGTGTTGCAGAACCTTTACGAAAATTCCCTGGACCACCCGGATGTGGTCGGTCTGATGATTGGCACACGCCCGGATTGCGTCGCCGACAATGTGCTCGATATGATCGCCGATTTTGCCAAACAAACAACTGTCTGGCTGGAATTAGGACTGCAGTCGGCTAATAACAAGACTCTGGAAAACATCAATCGCGGTCACAGCGCAGAAGAATTTTTTGATGCTGTAAAACGCGCCAAAGCACGCGGTCTCAACGTGGCAACACACTTGATCTTCGGACTGCCTGGTGACGATGAAGAAGAAATGATGTCGACAGTGAAGCAAGTCGCAGTGTGTGGAGTCGATGCGATAAAGATTCACCAACTTGTAGTCTACAAAGGCACACCAATGGAAGCAGATTTAAAAGCTGGACGCTTGCCGTTGCTTGATGAAGATGTTTACGCCAGATTAGTAGCCAACTCGTTAGAGATGTTGCCACCGGAAATGATCGTCATGCGCCTTGTTGCAGAGGGCAGCCAGGACGAAGTGTTGGCACCGACATGGTCTTTCAACAAACATCAGACAATGGAAAAAATTGAAGCAATACTTACTGAGCGCGGTACGCGTCAGGGAAGTAAATTCAATGACCTAATTCTCGCGCACTAA
- a CDS encoding MgtC/SapB family protein, producing MFFASYFMNSPLSGIQLDLGLEFLPNLLLAVILGAALGYERRRRQKVAGLRTLMVISLASCVLTLCGVKASVGVTHADPTRVAGQILSGIGFLGAGVILRQGFITSGVTTAATILLVTGVGMACGFGQYSLAISVTLVDLLALLITTKYIKGSGQRSELSNDNSPIKFSCRPEEFAGIRALLGDDYKLISVMRKDDLLKVTVGTSLSPEQREKVLDRIVSTPELLALETTIRD from the coding sequence ATGTTCTTTGCCTCCTATTTTATGAATTCGCCCCTATCCGGTATCCAACTCGATCTCGGATTGGAGTTTTTGCCTAATCTCTTACTAGCTGTCATTTTGGGCGCCGCTTTGGGCTACGAGCGCAGACGCCGCCAAAAGGTTGCCGGCCTTCGTACCTTGATGGTAATAAGCTTGGCTTCATGCGTGCTGACGCTTTGCGGCGTCAAGGCCTCTGTCGGAGTCACTCATGCCGACCCAACTCGCGTGGCAGGACAAATTCTTTCCGGCATTGGATTTCTTGGAGCGGGCGTAATTCTACGCCAGGGCTTCATCACTTCAGGCGTAACAACTGCCGCCACTATTTTGTTAGTTACTGGCGTTGGCATGGCCTGCGGTTTCGGACAATATTCTTTGGCAATATCTGTAACGCTCGTTGATCTTTTGGCTCTGCTTATCACAACCAAATACATCAAGGGTTCCGGACAGCGCAGTGAATTGAGCAACGACAATTCGCCAATTAAGTTCTCCTGCCGACCCGAAGAATTTGCTGGGATTAGAGCATTGCTTGGTGACGATTACAAACTTATTTCAGTGATGCGCAAAGACGATTTGTTGAAAGTGACAGTCGGCACATCTCTTTCGCCAGAGCAAAGAGAAAAGGTGCTCGATCGTATTGTCAGCACACCAGAATTGCTTGCCCTAGAAACAACTATTCGAGACTAA
- the ychF gene encoding redox-regulated ATPase YchF produces the protein MNVLKAGIVGLPNVGKSTLFNALTASYQAESANYPFCTIEPNSGIVKVPDKRLWELEKLVKPQNVLPAAFEFVDIAGLVRGASKGEGLGNQFLAHIREVDAIVHVVRCFDDDNITHVDGPVDPIRDVETIHIELAMADAGSIDKRVDRLQKQVKQGDKRAQLEVQMFNKIRPCLDNVEPIDLKMFNDEELKVLPQLQMLSSKPMLYAANVKEEELANPDGNRHVQALRELAKKENRPVVIISAQIEAELAALTPEEREGYLQSLGVKDSGVNNLIRAAFDLLGLKTYFTAGEKEVRAWPFPSGFTSPQCAGIIHTDFEKGFIRAEVIGYDDYITSGSEKGAKDKGLMRLEGKEYLMKDGDIVHFRFNV, from the coding sequence ATGAATGTGCTAAAGGCAGGTATTGTTGGACTTCCCAACGTAGGTAAATCAACGCTTTTCAATGCTTTGACGGCGTCGTATCAGGCGGAGAGCGCCAATTACCCATTTTGCACAATTGAACCAAACTCCGGGATAGTAAAGGTTCCAGATAAGCGTCTTTGGGAGCTGGAGAAGCTAGTTAAGCCGCAAAATGTCTTGCCGGCAGCTTTTGAATTTGTCGACATTGCCGGTCTTGTACGTGGCGCCAGCAAGGGCGAAGGTCTAGGCAATCAGTTTTTGGCGCACATTCGCGAAGTAGATGCCATTGTTCACGTAGTACGCTGCTTTGATGACGACAACATTACACACGTTGATGGTCCAGTTGATCCAATTCGTGACGTGGAGACAATTCACATTGAATTGGCCATGGCTGATGCCGGTTCCATTGATAAGCGCGTCGATCGTTTGCAAAAGCAAGTTAAGCAGGGCGATAAACGCGCGCAATTAGAAGTGCAAATGTTCAACAAGATTCGTCCATGTTTGGACAATGTTGAACCAATTGATTTGAAAATGTTCAATGACGAAGAACTCAAAGTTTTGCCGCAATTGCAAATGCTATCAAGCAAGCCAATGCTCTATGCAGCCAACGTCAAAGAAGAAGAGCTAGCAAATCCAGATGGCAACAGACACGTGCAAGCATTACGCGAGTTAGCCAAAAAAGAAAATCGCCCTGTCGTTATTATCTCCGCTCAGATTGAAGCAGAACTTGCCGCACTTACTCCTGAAGAGCGAGAAGGCTATTTGCAAAGTCTTGGTGTAAAAGATTCCGGTGTAAACAACTTGATTCGTGCAGCATTTGATCTTTTGGGACTGAAAACATATTTCACTGCCGGTGAAAAAGAAGTACGCGCCTGGCCTTTTCCTAGTGGCTTCACATCACCGCAGTGCGCAGGGATTATTCATACCGATTTCGAAAAAGGATTCATCCGCGCTGAAGTAATTGGTTATGACGATTACATTACATCCGGCTCTGAAAAGGGCGCCAAGGATAAGGGACTAATGCGCTTAGAAGGTAAGGAATACCTGATGAAAGACGGCGATATAGTCCACTTCCGATTTAACGTCTAA
- a CDS encoding ROK family protein, translating into MPERFAVGVDFGGTKILAGVVNLDTGRLVSASKARTGGAENGEVIKRITSAIDLALVEARLEAKQVQGIGVGAAGQVNRQKGVLVNAANIGVTDLPICQPLSNQYNVDCVIGNDVEAATMGELKFGAGRKSDSFVCIFVGTGIGSGIVNDGKLYRGHTGTAGEIGHMVFEPYGRLCGCGALGCLEAYASRTAVAKTIVAELSRGADSTVRDKINMNKGILRSKAIAEAVAEGDDLTIACIKQAAEFMGLGLASVINFYNPQRIIMGGGLIEACDLYFQLAAKKAKAHALRHPAKKIEIVKAELGDYAGVIGSALLVREN; encoded by the coding sequence ATGCCTGAGCGTTTTGCCGTTGGAGTGGATTTCGGTGGTACCAAAATTTTGGCCGGGGTGGTCAATCTGGACACCGGCAGGCTTGTTTCAGCCAGTAAGGCTAGAACAGGCGGCGCTGAAAATGGCGAAGTAATTAAAAGAATTACCTCGGCAATTGATTTGGCTCTAGTTGAAGCCAGGTTGGAAGCCAAACAAGTGCAGGGGATTGGCGTCGGTGCAGCCGGTCAGGTAAACAGACAAAAAGGCGTCTTGGTAAATGCCGCCAACATTGGCGTGACCGATTTGCCAATTTGCCAGCCGTTGAGCAATCAATACAATGTAGATTGCGTGATCGGCAATGATGTTGAAGCTGCCACCATGGGTGAATTGAAATTTGGTGCCGGTCGCAAAAGTGATAGCTTTGTCTGCATTTTCGTCGGAACAGGAATTGGCTCCGGCATAGTCAACGATGGCAAGCTTTACCGGGGGCACACAGGGACAGCCGGTGAAATTGGTCATATGGTATTTGAACCGTATGGTCGCCTTTGTGGTTGTGGTGCTTTGGGTTGTTTGGAAGCGTATGCTTCACGCACGGCTGTAGCAAAAACAATCGTGGCTGAACTTTCGCGCGGAGCGGACTCCACAGTGCGCGACAAAATCAATATGAACAAAGGGATTTTGCGTTCTAAAGCAATTGCAGAAGCGGTTGCCGAAGGCGATGATTTGACTATTGCTTGCATCAAGCAAGCCGCGGAATTTATGGGCTTAGGACTTGCATCGGTAATTAACTTTTATAATCCACAACGCATCATAATGGGCGGCGGTTTGATAGAAGCTTGCGATCTGTATTTCCAATTGGCGGCGAAGAAAGCAAAAGCTCATGCTTTGCGTCATCCGGCTAAGAAAATAGAAATAGTCAAAGCGGAATTGGGCGATTACGCAGGCGTAATTGGTTCGGCGTTATTAGTGCGCGAGAATTAG
- a CDS encoding M1 family metallopeptidase, producing MSKDSTALAEKDIQAYRLPRTAIPSKYEISLTPDLAKFTFAGEETIHLDIKEPVKEITLNAIEIDIQKATVISSSGKELTGKISLDEKLERATFSFDEAIPKGQAKLSIEFTGILNDKLHGFYRSTYKDEKGNEKVLATTQFEAADARRAFPCFDEPDFKAIFAVTLIVDDKLTAISNGAVKSENKLANGKKAVAFADTVIMSTYLVAFIVGEFIGTKEVMAGNVPIRVWAVPGKERLSIFALDIAQFSVNYFANYYGIPYPGTKMDLIAIPDFAFGAMENLGAITFRETALLVDEKTASHAEMERIADVVAHEIAHMWFGDLVTMKWWNGIWLNEAFATFAEMRAVDAWKPNWKRWDSFGVSRSSAFGVDGLKSTRPIEFPVLSPQDANGMFDVLTYEKGASVLRMLEQYLGAEVFQKGVSLYLNKHQFDNAETTDLWDGIEESCKQPVRQIMDSWIFQQGFPVITASVDESGTKLKLSQERFFYLKEAGNKQLFHVPIMLRAQTDKGAFNKKFILSEKETEIELPGKIEWVVINEGGHGFYRVAYSDQLMSALTSNLKADSPIRLAPIERFNLVNDTWALTVAGHISVKQYLKMVNMFKDENDKNVWAVIIGSLGYLNRTIADADRAKLEAFSRQLLSTIVGKLGFQPKSGEDELTKQLRGMAIGAAGTLGNDKDIQKQALEWYGKYQKDKQAVDPNVVPALVSILAFAGDEKRYEEFFNEFKNAKTPQDEQRYLFALVTFQNKDLLVKTLQKTLGNDIKSQNAPYLVQSALGNVVGRGAAWDFVKSNWKDILKRFPDNAIPRMVEGITSLVSHEWAKDTRKFFIDNPVKQGGKSIDQHLEKQDIAVAFKDRADKSIAADLS from the coding sequence ATGTCAAAAGATTCAACAGCACTTGCTGAAAAGGATATTCAAGCCTACCGCTTACCGAGAACAGCTATTCCGTCCAAGTACGAGATAAGCCTGACGCCCGACTTGGCTAAATTCACCTTCGCCGGCGAAGAGACAATTCATCTCGACATCAAGGAGCCGGTCAAAGAAATTACTCTCAACGCAATCGAAATTGATATACAAAAGGCAACAGTAATATCTTCATCCGGCAAAGAATTGACTGGAAAGATATCGCTTGACGAAAAGCTTGAGCGTGCAACTTTCAGTTTCGACGAAGCAATTCCTAAAGGACAAGCCAAGTTGTCTATAGAATTCACCGGGATTTTGAACGACAAGTTACATGGGTTTTATCGCAGCACTTACAAAGATGAAAAGGGCAACGAGAAAGTCTTGGCGACAACACAGTTTGAAGCAGCAGACGCTCGCCGCGCATTTCCTTGTTTTGACGAGCCGGATTTCAAAGCGATCTTTGCCGTCACCCTCATTGTCGATGACAAGCTAACCGCTATTTCCAACGGCGCAGTTAAATCAGAAAACAAGCTAGCCAACGGCAAGAAAGCAGTTGCATTTGCCGACACGGTAATCATGTCTACCTACCTAGTAGCATTTATCGTCGGTGAATTCATCGGCACAAAAGAAGTAATGGCAGGCAATGTGCCAATCCGCGTCTGGGCAGTGCCCGGCAAAGAGCGTTTGTCTATATTCGCTCTGGATATTGCACAATTCTCGGTTAATTACTTTGCCAATTATTACGGCATTCCATATCCGGGCACCAAAATGGATCTAATTGCCATTCCGGACTTTGCTTTCGGCGCTATGGAAAATTTAGGAGCAATTACATTCCGCGAAACAGCGTTGCTCGTCGATGAGAAGACAGCATCTCACGCTGAGATGGAAAGAATTGCCGATGTGGTGGCACATGAAATTGCCCACATGTGGTTTGGTGATTTGGTAACAATGAAATGGTGGAACGGTATATGGCTAAACGAAGCATTCGCTACATTTGCCGAAATGCGCGCAGTAGATGCCTGGAAACCAAACTGGAAACGCTGGGATTCTTTCGGAGTCTCTCGCAGTTCTGCCTTTGGTGTTGACGGACTGAAGAGCACTCGCCCAATTGAATTCCCTGTGCTCAGTCCGCAAGATGCTAACGGCATGTTTGATGTTTTGACCTATGAAAAAGGCGCATCTGTCTTGAGAATGCTTGAGCAGTATTTGGGCGCTGAAGTATTCCAAAAAGGCGTCAGCCTCTATTTGAACAAGCACCAATTCGACAATGCTGAAACAACAGATCTCTGGGACGGCATTGAAGAATCCTGCAAGCAGCCTGTAAGACAAATAATGGATTCCTGGATATTCCAACAGGGATTTCCTGTAATCACTGCTTCAGTTGATGAGTCGGGCACAAAGCTCAAGCTCAGCCAAGAGCGCTTCTTCTACCTGAAAGAAGCCGGCAACAAGCAGTTGTTCCATGTGCCTATTATGTTGAGAGCACAAACAGACAAAGGTGCATTCAACAAGAAATTCATTCTGTCCGAGAAGGAAACAGAAATTGAATTGCCCGGCAAAATTGAATGGGTTGTGATAAATGAAGGCGGTCACGGCTTCTATCGTGTTGCTTATTCGGATCAATTGATGAGCGCGCTGACAAGCAACCTAAAAGCTGATTCGCCAATTCGCCTGGCACCAATTGAACGCTTCAATTTAGTCAATGACACATGGGCTTTGACTGTGGCTGGACATATTTCAGTTAAGCAATACTTGAAGATGGTGAACATGTTCAAGGACGAAAATGATAAGAATGTCTGGGCCGTCATCATTGGCTCGCTTGGATATTTGAACCGAACAATTGCTGATGCCGATAGAGCAAAACTCGAGGCATTCAGTCGTCAATTACTGTCGACCATTGTCGGCAAACTTGGTTTCCAACCGAAATCAGGGGAAGATGAATTGACTAAGCAATTGCGCGGAATGGCCATTGGCGCTGCCGGGACTCTCGGTAACGACAAAGACATTCAAAAGCAAGCGCTTGAATGGTACGGCAAATATCAAAAAGACAAACAAGCCGTTGATCCAAACGTAGTGCCTGCGCTTGTTTCCATTCTTGCTTTTGCCGGTGACGAAAAGCGTTACGAAGAATTCTTCAATGAATTCAAGAACGCAAAAACACCACAAGATGAACAGCGCTACTTGTTTGCTCTTGTTACTTTCCAGAACAAGGACTTGCTTGTTAAGACTCTGCAAAAGACTCTCGGCAATGACATCAAGTCGCAAAACGCACCATACTTGGTGCAGTCAGCACTCGGTAATGTTGTCGGTCGCGGCGCAGCTTGGGATTTCGTCAAGTCCAACTGGAAAGACATCCTCAAGCGCTTCCCGGACAATGCAATTCCACGCATGGTCGAAGGAATAACCAGCCTTGTCTCTCATGAATGGGCCAAGGACACCCGCAAATTCTTCATTGATAATCCGGTGAAGCAGGGCGGCAAATCCATCGACCAGCACCTGGAAAAGCAAGATATTGCTGTTGCATTTAAAGACAGAGCCGACAAGTCCATAGCGGCTGATTTGTCTTAA
- a CDS encoding phosphodiester glycosidase family protein: MRVAPRVFFSCLSLSLVMLVGSVAGLGVVSQAQAIGPVMTPIPNSSFKARMVVRSGRGVSAHKHPIYRKKLHKVAKAKAPAPVQAIQPQAFIGRLSTRELAPGVLYKSYSGALNINLVDVDTAHAPVKVRPVLAGDSFNQLAGVEHHARRARALAAVNANYFKKDGTPLGTLIVDGEWVAGPIYNRVSLGINSAGYVRIDRVDLFGRMVSSNPNVPSAWVNNINQPRRKGAHLIVYTRRWGNYVQMAYDGCLVAVNNRGEVVGKGVRSLTIPLGGYVLTDTKSGDIAKLKFGDYVHISWKTTPNDWQDVVYAVSGGPTLIKNGQIYLDVADERFRGNWTGASIRARTAVGVTNDNHLLLLTVEGPHTLWDVAKFLQQMGAVEAMNLDGGGSTTMVVNGATVTRNATSSQRHVASSLAVMFSEAPRLSGGYTGYTYSPTSDLTDFRSPLFKDPTQKWTAAAQQVSNNELPVVASGRVIENTDYNGIAVP; the protein is encoded by the coding sequence ATGAGGGTGGCACCGCGGGTATTTTTTTCTTGTTTGAGTTTATCGCTCGTGATGCTTGTTGGTTCAGTGGCAGGTCTGGGAGTTGTATCGCAAGCCCAGGCAATTGGACCAGTTATGACTCCAATTCCGAACTCCTCATTTAAGGCTCGCATGGTTGTGCGATCCGGACGCGGTGTGTCGGCTCACAAGCATCCTATCTATCGAAAGAAATTACATAAGGTAGCGAAGGCAAAAGCACCAGCTCCTGTTCAGGCAATTCAGCCGCAAGCATTTATTGGTAGGCTATCGACTCGCGAGTTAGCCCCGGGTGTTTTGTACAAATCTTATAGTGGTGCGTTGAACATCAACCTGGTTGATGTGGACACGGCGCATGCTCCTGTTAAGGTGCGTCCTGTTTTGGCCGGTGATTCGTTCAATCAATTAGCAGGTGTCGAGCACCATGCTCGTCGCGCGCGAGCACTTGCTGCGGTCAACGCAAATTATTTTAAAAAGGACGGCACACCGTTAGGCACATTAATAGTAGATGGCGAATGGGTGGCCGGACCAATTTATAATCGAGTTTCGCTGGGAATCAATTCTGCCGGATATGTACGTATCGACAGAGTTGATTTGTTTGGTCGCATGGTGTCATCCAATCCCAATGTGCCGAGCGCATGGGTGAACAACATAAATCAACCAAGACGTAAAGGCGCTCATCTTATTGTTTATACTCGCCGTTGGGGCAATTATGTGCAGATGGCCTATGACGGTTGTCTTGTTGCCGTCAACAATCGCGGCGAAGTTGTCGGTAAAGGCGTGCGCTCGCTGACCATTCCTTTGGGTGGTTATGTTTTGACTGACACCAAATCAGGCGATATCGCGAAATTGAAATTTGGCGATTATGTACACATTTCTTGGAAGACAACTCCTAATGATTGGCAAGATGTAGTCTATGCAGTTAGCGGCGGACCAACCTTAATAAAGAACGGACAAATATATTTGGATGTTGCTGACGAGCGTTTCCGTGGAAATTGGACGGGCGCTAGTATTCGTGCGCGCACCGCAGTTGGTGTCACCAACGACAATCATCTTTTGTTGTTGACTGTGGAAGGGCCACATACACTTTGGGATGTTGCTAAATTCTTGCAACAGATGGGTGCTGTCGAAGCAATGAATCTTGATGGCGGTGGTTCAACGACAATGGTCGTAAATGGCGCTACCGTAACTAGAAATGCCACATCCAGCCAGAGACATGTAGCAAGTTCATTGGCTGTTATGTTCTCCGAAGCACCAAGACTTAGTGGCGGCTACACAGGCTATACCTATTCGCCGACATCGGATTTAACAGACTTCCGCTCGCCTTTATTCAAAGACCCGACACAAAAATGGACGGCTGCCGCCCAGCAAGTGTCCAACAACGAATTGCCCGTTGTTGCCAGCGGACGCGTAATTGAAAATACTGACTACAACGGTATCGCTGTACCTTAG